The DNA segment GTTACAGGACTACAGTAGGAGCACATTATAAAAATCCTTTCCCTATAGTTCACACTATACAGCCCCATGCTGAGATCAACATGACAGACGAAAAAGCAAGATCGAATAGTATTGTCATGCAATactaatgatatatttttcagtgtttcaaatgcttcaaatgtagaaaatctgcatagtaaatttgtttttattcattttcgtTAAAAGAGAAGAATATGGTAATTAACACTCCGAATCGAATACGATGAAAGGTAATTTACATTGACTGCCCCTGTGACCCACTGTCTCGGTTCTATGTCCGCGACCTTCAGTTACAAAACCTTTGACAAGGAACTCGAAATCTGTCATGTATCGGCCACGCCGCCGACCGTATTTGCTACTCCAGTTACCTcgatttgatttttcttttcaatatgTGTGGGAAGAACATGAAACCGCATCGTCTCTCCCACGTGCATTTTGTCGTCTGCATACAAATGacctacatttatttttttttggagggaAGATTCGCAAAATTGTTCCGATTCAGAGTCATACAGAACTCCGAAGTATGAAGCTGAACTCGGAATCTTTTCCTTTGgtatgttgaaattatcagtggTACAGGATATATTTTGTAATGCAAACAAAAGAATGGCTTCAGCATTTATTTTCTCCAGTGTGTACATAAAGTCTGGATGAGGTAACTTCTAAAACTGTCATCAgtaaaaataagttgaaaaaaaaatcttttcagagTCTGAAACAAATTATCTCTTAAATACCACATGTTTGGAGATGTTACCAAATTCATTTCATCGTTTCTATATTTAGACAGGAGAACGGAATGGAACACAAAACCACACAGAACCTACCACAGATGGggaaaatacaaaagttgaaatagTAGTTGATGACAAGGAAAGATTTATTTACGACGTCTTCGAGAATCCACCAATACCCTTAACACTTGGATTTGCTAttcaggtatttgattttatctaTCAACCAGCTAAAACACatatttctatacaaaaataaaaagtgaaaacaaaatgaaagagtTAGGCGTACGTGTTTTATATTTAACACTGGTCTTTCAACATAAATAGAGATCCATGTGTGATTATTAGGATTTTGTATTAATAGCAACTTTAGAAGAAAGCAGTTTTGTAATTTTCCTACTTTCCAAGCAAACTGGGCGTACATTTAGTAAAATTAAAgagattgaaaatgtttatttatctttAACTAAAGTTAGACTGTTGCAtatgaaaagaaacatttctgaGTTCTTTCCCTGAAATAAACATTACCAAAATCTCCATTTCACTGAAACTAAAGCAGTTCTAAAATTACATGATATTTATTAGAACTAGAATGGTATTATTTATGGCAATATATAAGCATTTGGCCagctattttgaaaattcaaagcATAAGAAGTCTCAGCCTGAAAAAAGACAATATAAGTTCTTTTTAATTAGACTTGAATACCATGAAACACAATGCTGAAGAAGCACATGCTGTCGTTTCATATGAAATTCTGTCAAATTGCTTTTTTTGCAGCATGGACTTTTATCGTTGTCAAGAAGTTTATCAACATCGTTACTGGTGGCAGACATCTTGTGTGCGCGCGCAGATGAAGCGTTGAAAGCTAAGCTTCTAAGCACGACAATGTTTATGTCTGGATTATGTACATTCTTGCAAAACACGATTGGTATACGGTAAGCTTATCTTGGGCTCTCTTTGTTTGAAGTTTCTGTAGTGTTCAGAATTGGAAGAAAACAATAAGAAATGGAATAAGAAGGAAATTGAAATAAGAGGGAAGTCTGGGGTAATCGACAATTAGGTTTAATAAACGGTTACCAAGAAAAGAATGTACACAAAGTGTATGCCAACGATATTGATTTGGACgtaaaagaattgaaataatataaaaagacGGCATTTGAATCAGTTTTCCTTATTCATGTGTGTAAAAGTTTCTTAACAGATCAATTGATTTCTTCAGAAATTTTATTAATGGAACCTGTTTAAACGATCAGACGTCATACTACTCAAACTTTTgtctcatttttcaaaataattctttttgTTGGTTTGAAAACTAGAATAACAAGTTTTTAATCTCcatttcatttttcagtttacTTGTAACTTTCAAGATTTCATATTGACTACAAAACAGATTCTGACTATACACAATACATGTCTTATAACGTTTGCTAGTATTTACACTGAATTgtacattttcagtctgccgctTTATCAAGGGCCTACCGCAACATATGTCACCCCTCTTATTGCTCTCATGTCGCTTCAAGCCTGGAGTTGTCCTGAAGAAGGCGAAGATATAGGTAGTTTAGTATATGAATATAAATCAGAGTTATCAAACTGTTTATTCACTGAAATGTATTGCTAATAAGTACAGAAATCAATAACAAAAAAGTGAGTGGTGCttttatatcttatatttaaTTTTCCTAGCAGTCATAACAGAGTTGAGTTAAAATTCAGTGAACGTTTTTCACGTAAAATAGATAAATACCAAGAAATGATAACAGTATACATGTCATCATCTTTATTTACAGTTCCTATGAATGGTACGGACAATGGTACGGAAGCTATTTCAACACTGACTAAAATCCAAAGGGTGAGATTATTATAATCAGTCAGTATTGAACACGATTTTCAGACAGTGTTTCTGTGTTACATTTTGATGACTTTTCTGCTTTGTGTACAACTTTCGGAGCACAACCATTTCATTGGCTATCAGTGTATTCGTGTATTATTATTCACTGTATAAGGAAAAGGTCACGAAAGTCGTCGCTTATTTGAGCCCAAGGGAAGTTATATTTATGCATTAGTGTACCGTTTTGTTTATTTACACGTGCATTCAGCTCTTGTAATCTTTACTCATATCACTGAAACTTTAAGCAGCGAATGTTTAGGCTCGAGCATGCCATGGAATGCTTCTACAGGAGTGTCGTACCACGACCGTCTCGATCTCCTTGTGTATTTTCATATTGATGTCTGACATTGCTTTTTACAGCTTGAAGGCAGTTTGATGATAGCGGGGGCCCTGCACATGTTTGTTGGTATGTTTGGTATCGTTGGATTGCTACTCAGGTTTATTGGACCAATCACCGTTGTTCCTGCATTAACCCTTATGGCGTTGTATGTCTTCAGCGCTACTGTGAGATTCGCAAAGGCTCAATGGGGAATTGCAGCATTGTAAGTATTTATAATGCGtttacaaagatatatttttactgtaaaagttCAGCCCTCCTTCTTTCTTGGACAACTTTCTTGCAATCACATTTCCACCCACACATCCAGAAACTGTAAATAAGAATTTGCGTCATTTTATCTACTGTCATCTTAGTGAAAgttaatgtttaacaaaagttCACTATAGAATTTATGTAGTTTACCCATGTAGCATATAATCTAAACATCCTTTAACTGGATCAAACAACATTTACACTTCTTCTTTCAGAACTGTTGCTGTTGCGCTTATACTTTCGTTTTACCTGGCTAGAAGACGCACACCTATACCCTGGTACAACCGGTCGCGAGGATTCCATATCAAGTGGTctcattttcacaaaatgttcTCGGTAAGTctcattttcacaaaatgttcTCGGTAAGTCTCAGTTTCACAAAATGTTCTCGGTAAGTTTCATTTTCACAGTAGTAAGAAACGGAGGAATGACCCGTCGGCAAAATGTTAGAACCGAACAAACCCGACATAATAAGCTGTAACTTGGATTACATACCAAAAGTCTCTACGTTTTTATCGAATTAGCTTGAACGATCCTCATTTTAGAATGCTGTTTTAGGGCTATACAGACAGTATGCAGACTTCACAGCAAGTTGAGCGCTTAAACTTTTAATATCCCACAGTGGGTAATAAACCATGGTTCATACTTCATTTCTACAACTTTTTTACCAAAATGGTTGATCAAAAATTTTGTACAGCTTTTGACAGAGGCAAGTAGAGCGTTTTAGCACTTAATTGCCCATAGTTAATAGCGAAAACATAAGACTAGAGCGATTGAATCTCTCATAGTGGTTAATGAAAATTGTTCATACTTCATTTGAATGTTAATAATTCAGGTAGGGGATCCCGGATGACACGTTATAAGGTTAGATTATCATCGGCATATGACAATATCAAAGAAAGATGATGACTTTTATATTCTACCGATATAAACATTCATTAATAAAATCACCTACATAGAATTAAATCGACAAAAATCAGCAGAGGAAAATGTCCCTCGGATGATTTCTGTACAATCCAACATTTAAATTAGTGCATTAATTACGCTTTGTGCTTGGTGGAGAACCGAGTAAATACTAAAATATGTCGGTACAAATGGAGGCTTgtattttaatagaatttttcATTGAGGATTTCTTATATCGGATTCTAAATCATTCCACAAAGTAGTAGCTGGGGGAATAAACGAGTTAGCAAAAAAATGTgcttatttgttttgtaatcaTAGCTATTTCCTAGAATATAAGGCACATCATtagcaattgtttctggaatcaAATTTGATGGTTAGTCCAGTAAAGTACGTTGTGCTTTATTTATGGAATAGGATTCAAAATTTGATGTTAAAAGTTTTCTTCTTAGCTTAAATTTTAATGCTGTTATTTTCCTTTGAATTTCAGTATATCATTAAAATGAGCTCGCGATTTACCATCTGATGTAAAAGTAACTTCTGTTTATGACTGTCAACATAATTaagaaaaacattatcaaaatatatagagatggtttaactttcatattCAAGCGTAAAATTAACACTtctattttgttaggtttaaaggTTACTAACTTACGTTTGGACATTTCAGTTGCTTGATTTAAGTTGTCATTGAGTGCGCTTTTCATGTAAACGGAGACTGCAAGAGAACAGTCGTCTGCAAAAAGGCGTGTTACACTTCCCAAGTTGTTTGCAATGTCATTGACATAGATTAGAAAGTATAGAAAGTTTCGGAACACCTGCGGTGACATATTTATAGTCAGAATAGGAAGAAccaacaaacacattttggttACGATCAATAAAATAATCTTAAGTCTATTGCAAAAATTGCCTATAAttccgttttgttttaatttaaaagtaatcGATCATGTCAGACCCAGTCGAAGGCTTTTGAGATGTCAGAACAGACCATTATGTATACATTAGCTTCCTTGCACTAAACTGAATTGTATTTAAAAGCGAGGTAGATTTACCTTGTTTTGTCAAGTATGTGGGTCATGAGTttataatatttgcatttaacgTAAATAGTTTATCGTCTTgcaaaattttcttttgaaattcgTCAGCAGTGCGTTTTGTAGACTGTCTagtcttcaaaatgaaatgaccTACATATTATTAACTAAATGGTGAGAGaaaatctgttgttgtttttttatgattaaatttatatataaagatAGCGAATGGATATAGACGAGAAAAGAAACAGCTTTTGTTTCTATTAGCTGTTCTGAGCCGTCTAGTCAGGTAATCATTATCTTTATCACTGCAAAAGATTGTACTACGCAGTGGAAACCCTTTAAACTGAACAAGTCAGTCGGACCGCCTCTAAACCGGGTCTGCTCTAAACCAGAACTATTTTTGACAGGACCGCCTCTAAACCGGGTCTCAGGTAAATCAAAACTCACCTAAACCGGACACCTCTCAAAACCAGAACTGTCCTAAACCGGACGACCTCTAAACCGGGTCTGCTCTAAACCAGAACACTCCTAAAGCGGACTGCCTCTTAACCGGGTCTCTTCTAAACCAAAACTAATTTAAACTAGACCCTCTAAACCAGGTACACTCTAAACCAGAACTCTCCTAAACCGGACCGCCTCTAAACCAGAACCCTCCTTAACTGGATCGCCTTTAAACCGGGTCCCCTAAAACCAAAACCCACCTAAACTAGACCTCTCTAGGCAAAGTTCCTTTTAAAACGGCCCGAAGTCCTATAAACCGGGACTCCTCCCAACCTTCTATTGACTTTTCACTCTAGAAACAGCTTAAATGTTGAACTAATGGCGAAATATCATGTTTAGAGCTCACGATTTTTAGGATCATTAATGCTGATAGCCTAATGGACCATCTTCATTGAACCATTTTGAACTTTTCTTCAAAATTTCACCACAATCAGTGAAGAGATGTACGAGTTAATGCTATAAAAAGACCTCTGAGCACTGACCGGTGCTTGTCATAATTGTCTACCAAACGTATTGAGTTTATTATCTTTCATACACGTTCCTCCTATCCACGCCAATGCCCCCTCCCCCATCACATTATTTCACTCTTGTTTTCTTGCAGATTCTGATTGCTACCATTGTTGGGTGGGTAGTCAGCTGGATTATCACAGCAGCTGGAGGGTTTGATATGGACCCTGATAGTCCAGATTTCTACGCTAGAACTGACTCCCGCATGTTCATCATTGATGATACAAAATGGTTTATATTCCCATACCCAGGTAACAAttaataacaaacattttaaaattcattagcTTCAAATATAACGTTATCGTCTCCCGGACATAACTTAAaatttaagagacatccgcaggaGAATTAAGAAAAAATGACGAATTGTTGAATGACGATGATGAATGTAGAGTATTCATTACTATGTTTCAGGACAATTTGGGCGCCCAAGATACGAAACTGGAGCTTTCATTACATTCCTCATTGGGACACTTGGTTCTATCATTGACTCCATTGGTGATTATTACGCATGCGTGAAAGTGATAGAAGCTCCGCCTCCGCCGAAACATTCGGTCAATCGTGGCATTGCTGTCGAAGGTTTTATGAGTTTTATTGCTGGCTGGGCGGGGGCAGGACATGCTACATCAACTTTTGGTGGCAATATTGGGGCAGTAGGAATAACAAAGGTAAATGTCAAAACTTTCACATTATTGTAATGTAAAACATCCGCAGGAAAACTCAGTGCTGTCAGAGATACGATATAGATTGTCTTTATCACAATACCTGTACCACCTATGGAACTTTTTTGCTACTGGTATGTTTTGTGAATCTTACTTCCTGTAATCATCAGGTCTATccatattcttaaaataaaaatgaaaaaaaaaaaaaacattccgcAGAAAATGCCCTTTCAGAAGACTGCGTGTAATgtcatattattatgatatttcaTCAGTTGGTTAAAAACGTTTGTTTAATCACCAGAACAGTTACATaagttttaagaataaaaatactgatattttttttgtgtaatatgatATGGCGCGGTAAAggcttttaaaatattaaatagtttTGGAAGTATGCAGTTCAGGTTTAGAAAACAGAAAAGCATCTCAGTCATATGTACATTGGATCGTCATTCATTCATCTTAAACTGATACCTCTAGAATCAGTATTTCGTGCAACCTAAAAATCACCAGATGATTTAAGTTTCAGTATTTTAAGGTTAACATTTTGGGATGTACTCAGTCTTGCTAGACCAAGCAGCATAACTGTCAATGAGCtcgaaataagtttaaaaaaccctcttacaaaacatttttattgtaattcCATAGTAAGTAAATGAACGTTTTATGGACATCTTAGTTTTTGCTGCGATTATTTATTTCAACATGGTTAAAtgattaaacattaaaataatgaaaCTTAAAAGAGAACTGTTGTTAATTTATTATGGTCCAATGAAACTTATGTCAGATAGAGACATAATGGCTATGAATACCCTTCAGGCTCTTCTTACCCTATATGAACTTTATACGATCTGTTGAGAGATGAAAAACTTAAAGCCCttctttacataaaaaatgttataactcTGTAATGCTACATTTACCCTGTTCACATGTCATAAATGTCATAAATGTTGgcctaaaatgaaataataatattgatgaAGAGATtcatatttcacatttttcatCAGCAATTATTATAGAACATTAACTTTTAAGACCTTGTTGCACTACCTTGACATTGACCCTGCTTGTGAAATGTCATGCCTTTTCTGAACTGATACGCAAGCCCAGTTTTATGACTTTATAATTGCACGTGTCTTATAAATCCACGACAATCGTGACATTTACAGCGGTATACAACCACTAATACCATGGGGCATTGCTGTAGAAGTGGTGATATACAGTACAGGTTTAGAAATGATACACACCCTCTACTTAAACATCTATTAAGATTCCTAACATTTTCAACAGGGCGGCTTGAGGCGTTGCAATTGTGCTATGTATACAGTATTTCATGTTAGCCAAAGTCCAAACAAGATTTGTTGGAAAACAGATTGACACGAACTTACATCCTGCTGTTTTCTCCCATGtattaataaattcattttgTGTCATCCATTATCGTAACAGGTTGCAAGTCTTAGAGTGTTCCAAGTACTTGGTCTGCTATTTATGCTACTGGGTGTTATTGGAAAAGTAGGGGCGTTTTTCGTGACCATCCCCTACTCGGTGATTGGCGGGCTACAGGTCATTAATTTCGGAGTCCTTGCAGGAGTCATGTTGTCCAACCTTCAGTTCATTGACCTCAGTTCTAAACGTAACCTCTCCATCATTGGAATTTCCATGTTAGTTGCGATGATGTTGCAGCACTGGATTAAAAGCACGAAGGACGCCATAGAAACAGGTTGGCTACATGTAACATACTAGTAATCTTACAACATTGTCATTCATTTGTAAGAACAGTTTAAACGATGTGATGAAAATTATAATCGACACACGTTCACTTTGTCTGTGgtgttttaaagttaatatattATAACTTGCAGTAGAAGTTTATCACGGATAGATAAGTTAAAGCTTTCTTTTCATATATTGAGTCACTGTTTCCATTtctcatatatttttcatacataaattatatacatatttttaggCATTGAAGATCTGGATAACACCTTCACAATGTTGCTGGGCAATCCGGTATTTATGGCAGGAATTCTTGCCTGCTTCTTTGATAATACTATGCCAGGTAAATCTGCTTTAACTCTGTTacagtgcatattttatttgCGAAAGCCTATAGGATTCAAGTTACacgtaaataagtatatgtactaAGGACCTGTTGATATGTAAATGAATTTCATGATGAACATATCTATCCTTCAAATtcctacatttttaaatttttaatatctaTAAAACTATTGACATAAAATGAACTTAATGAGTGTTCCAACAAACTGCGACCGGAGAAAATGATTAATAGTAATCAATGTTAATGTAatcatttattaattaattaatattctgacatgactcgatttgatttccaattaaacaaagaaggaaatcaagctctgtatattctgcgataaacaacggttgacgcgcgaaccggttagagagcattatgacgtcaattatgacgtcaaattaccacatgacgtccgatacattactcctcgggtaaatgaagtccagcataatatttattaaaattttgtcactgagcatgtcagaatgaaaacaatcaagaccttcttgtgatttatcgtctagtttaccacggttcatcgttcagatgcttcagtatttaaccactcgggctaacgccctcgtggttcaattcctacgcatcagaactctgaaccgtggtaaactaggcgataaaccactcgaaggccttgattattagTTAAGTAATCAATTTTAATGTAATCAATCATCTCTAGATCACGGACGTCTCCGTCTTTAGAAGTCAATAAAATTCAACAAGCGATTGTAGTATCGAGTGTGTTTAAATACGTCGTATCATATACATGCAACactgggaaaaaaaacaacataaattcgATATATTACACTTAGTTTCCAACTTTGGCTTTTGTGCTTAAAGGGTCCAATTAATTGGTTTGTCGGTATCGTTTTTAGTATTTTAGACTTTCTGAGATAGAAACTTAAAAATTGTAATCCTAATTTGTAGGAACCAGAGAGGAACGCGGTCTGACTGCCTGGCAGGAAGAACTAAAGGGTGGAGAAGACGAAAGTTCAATTGAAAAGATACCAATAGCAGACGAGATTAGACTCAAGAAGCTAAGAAAGACAATCTATGTTGTCCCATACTTCAACAAAGTTCTGAGGCGCCTCCGTGGTATAGGATACCTGCCAATTTGTCCTAGATACGACCCAAAACTTGAAGACTAGTGGCTGGTACTGGATTTCTGCTAATTTTGTCCAGATATTTGATTCTAAACATGAAGACTAGTGGCTGATAATGAATTTCTGCTAATTTTGTCCCGAGATGTGATCCTAAACATGAAGACTAGTGGCTGGTACTGGATTTCTGCTAATTTTGTCCAGATATTTGATTCTAAACATGAAGACTAGTGGCTGATAATGAATTTCTGCTAATTTTGTCCCGAGATGTGATCCTAAACATGAAGACTAGTGGCTGGTACTGGATTTCTGCTAATTTTGTCCAGATATTTGATTCTAAACATGAAGACTAGTGGCTGATAATGAATTTCTGCTAATTTTGTCCCGAGATGTGACCCTAAACATGAAGACTAGTGGCTGGTACTGGATTTTTGCTAATTTTGTCCCGAGATATGATCCTAAACATGAAGACTAGTGGCTGATAATGaatttcttctaattttgtccGAGATATGATCCTAAACATCAAGACTAGCGGCTGGTACTGGATTTCTGCTAATTCTATCCCGAGGTCAAAATCACATTTGTTTCTAGCTATAACAAAATAGTggtattttgttagttttatggTTTGTTTTGTGTTAAAATGAGAAGATTTGCTTGTTTAAAAATGTCCAAGACTTTTTAATTGACTTTTATAAAATGAATTGATGCCGTAAGATGGCTAAATTATAAGATTACTTctataaatgtttttgaaatttcgtCTTTACATTCACAatatatttgtgttaattgtaagtTGAATTTCAGGCATGTTATTAAAGCAATATGGTTGTTGTTGCGTTATATAGGTTAGAAGATTTCTTAAGTGCATTGTTAATGTGTGTTGTTGGGTCAAAGAAATTTTTGATTTCAGTTTGAAGGTCGATGGTTGTATGATTGTAGGAATTGAACAGTATAATCCAATTCGGAAACTTATCTGGTTTGCTAATAGATTTCTTCAAGTTTAGTTATCATCGGCTGGAAAGATGCAAATACTTCCTTGTTTAGCTAAATCAAATTGAATGGATGGACCAGCTTACTTTTTGGACATGGGCAGTAAAACCTATATACCGTTTACGCTGATACTGAGTTATActgcaagttttatttaaaaaaatgccaTGTCATTAAAAGGATCAAGTTGACAAGTCATATttgatgtattttatatattttatgcactgtttatttcaaattgataGAAAGGGTGGTACTTAACACGAGTAAGATTTTAATCGctgtttttatgttatttttatgttttgtcaaTGAAAGCGCGAATTATGGCGTAAGTTACTAAGATAGGTTGGATCGCACACTGACGTACTTTGTGGTAGGCAATATACATGATGTAAAATTATACCTTAACATGTTTAACCAGtttcaaattataatgaaatgcaATTTGTTCAGCTACTGGTGAAACAGgttaaatatctcaaaacatgAAATACGTTACGCTTATCTGGTagattttctattttacttataTGTTTGCCTGTTTTCCTTTTAATTGTGCAATTTCTGTGGCTACTAAATTAATTTCAGCATTGATCCACTAACCTGATAGATTCAAACTAGATTAATTAACATAGACTTTTTGTTTACGTAAAACGGTATAAACATTGAATAATACTTTAGTgtcttatataattatgttgtctAACAGATGTGATGTATGCAGAGAAATCCATTTTAAGCTTTACTTTATTACATATTTACTTAGAACATAGAGTAATAACATGCGATTGTCAATAGAGAATCGTTCATTAAGTTTTGCCACAATCGTATAATCAATATACGGAAAATGTAAAGCCTGAAGAATTGTGAACAATTTCAAGGcagatttattgcatttatttgttaaaaaacagGTTTAAGGTATCAAAATTGCTATGTGATTTTAggcctaaaaattctttgtttctggtaacatgctccaAAACAAATGGGGTAGGAGATcggatttcttttatttttggatttttttttattaagtgagacttttcggaaattatttttgtgtcaaaaatgaatacagataagcgGGTTATGCCTTTAGTGCATcagttagttgatttctaacatcactgaccatgtttaaagtataaaaagtgcagttttgaaaaaaaaaataaccaaggctataaaaacatctacggtcgggccaaaaatttaggggaggtcgggataccggaaaaaGATTTTTGGGCCTTATGCCGTACACCAGATTCCTACGATATGTACATCCagcatgttttatttttcagacaaTGCATGTTTGGGAAAAGCTTTATGAATGACCTGTCTTCATCTAGATTAATTATTATTTATGATATAACCACAATGTATCGGTAGCTttagtttgaagtgtgaagtactTTAACCCGTTATGAGAGTACTTCAAAAAGTGTTGCTGAGGAAATATGAAACATGTTTGCCTTGACTGTCGCCCGAGAATAAGTATGATAATGCATGTCTGCATCTAATTGTGTTTTCCATTAGGATGTCTTCATTAGGTCTTGTGAATAAAAAATGTTGATTATCGTCATAATACCACAGATTTTAAAACGTGGTGTAAATAAAAGATAACCTGTTACGTTGAATtatgattttctttaaatttcttttttttctctacaAAATACAGTACAAAGAAAACTGTGTATCGGATGGTTTAGAATTGGTTGATGAAATTAACGGTATATAgtaactatatacatgtagtgttGTCATCTAGGTCTGTAGACACTTTTGATGTATCATTGAAATATACAGTTTATAGTTCATACAGATGCAAGAACATGGGGGTGTACGCTAAAACatgtttcattatttataaaagtaaccatgataatattttgtattttttttaaaattttatatactcTAGTACTTTTATAATAAAAGTGATCAAAAAGCATGTATTACTTTTTTTCACTCCATTACTACATTTTGCTGCTTCGTTAAAGAGTTTGttgaaatttatatacatattatgtAAATTTCTGAAAGTATGAgctatttatttatctattattattatcatcatcatcattattattattattatacctgtATACAACATTTCAAAAGTACAAACGATTATGAATTAAGAAAAGCAAAACACGACGATTAGATTTACTAAACATCGTTTGTTCTCTAACATAGGTTAGGGACGTATAATTGTAGGGTAGgttaaaacttaaccaaaactccaaatgagctgcgccatgagaaagccaacatagtgcgtttgcgaccagcatggatccagaccagcctgcgcatccgcgcagtctggtcaggatccatgctgttcgctttcaaagcctattgcaattaaagaaaccgttagcgaacagcatgggtcctgaccagacggcgcggatgcacaggctcgtctggatccatgctggtcgcaaactcactatgttggttttctcattgtgcggctcaaatattgttcaaagaaaCGTCTGCAATTTCATTTGACAGCTTCTCTGGAATTTTGGATCGGCTTGGTCGACTGGAAATTACGGTATGAAAGTGCATGCATCATTTCGAC comes from the Mercenaria mercenaria strain notata chromosome 9, MADL_Memer_1, whole genome shotgun sequence genome and includes:
- the LOC123547897 gene encoding solute carrier family 23 member 1-like, whose product is MAECDVSKTGERNGTQNHTEPTTDGENTKVEIVVDDKERFIYDVFENPPIPLTLGFAIQHGLLSLSRSLSTSLLVADILCARADEALKAKLLSTTMFMSGLCTFLQNTIGIRLPLYQGPTATYVTPLIALMSLQAWSCPEEGEDIVPMNGTDNGTEAISTLTKIQRLEGSLMIAGALHMFVGMFGIVGLLLRFIGPITVVPALTLMALYVFSATVRFAKAQWGIAALTVAVALILSFYLARRRTPIPWYNRSRGFHIKWSHFHKMFSILIATIVGWVVSWIITAAGGFDMDPDSPDFYARTDSRMFIIDDTKWFIFPYPGQFGRPRYETGAFITFLIGTLGSIIDSIGDYYACVKVIEAPPPPKHSVNRGIAVEGFMSFIAGWAGAGHATSTFGGNIGAVGITKVASLRVFQVLGLLFMLLGVIGKVGAFFVTIPYSVIGGLQVINFGVLAGVMLSNLQFIDLSSKRNLSIIGISMLVAMMLQHWIKSTKDAIETGIEDLDNTFTMLLGNPVFMAGILACFFDNTMPGTREERGLTAWQEELKGGEDESSIEKIPIADEIRLKKLRKTIYVVPYFNKVLRRLRGIGYLPICPRYDPKLED